TAGAAAGCGTTAGGGCCTTGGGTAATTATTTTAAAAAGGTTAAGCCGGATTTGGTAGTTGATGCCGGAGTAATAAAAGCGAAGCCATCGAGATTAATAGACTTAAGAGATTTAGGGGATGTTAGAGTGTTAAGGAAATGATAACGATAATGTAGAGACTAAAAAGATAAAAATTTTCAAGTTTCAATTATCAATTATCAATGAATTTTCAATTGAATAATTATCAATGAATTTAATTTAAGATTTGATAATTGAAAATTGATAATTGATTGAAAATTGTAAATTGGTAATTGATAATTAATGGGCTATGCTTTACACCATAAAATCAAAATATGTGGGCGAAAACAAAAGAAACAAGTGGCTGAAAAGAACGGCCATGGTTATTTTAATTTTAATTCTGATGGCGGTTTCTTTCGGCTCCGGTTTATATATTTCACAGAAGAGCGAGGTTGTGAAGGAATTGGCGAAAAAGGAAGCGGTTTACCTCGGGCAATTGACCAGCAAATACGGCCAGAGCCGGAATGACATCTTGAGCCGGGATACCGATTTCAATTTATTTTGGGAAGTTTGGGATACTTTAAAAAAGGAATACGTTGATAGGGAGGGCCTGAACGACAAAGAGATGTTTTACGGAGCCTTGAAGGGGATGGTAGCGTCCTTGGGCGACCCCTATACGGTTTTTATGGACCCGAAATTGTCCCGGGAATTTGAAGAAGACATGGCCGGCACTTTTGAGGGCATTGGCGCGGAAATAGGGATCAGAAAAGAAGTTTTAACCATTATCGCGCCCCTGGACGGCATGCCGGCGCAGAAAGCGGGGCTGGCCTCCGGAGACAAAGTTTATTACATTGACGGCGAGACAACAGCCGGGATGACGGTTGATGAAGCCGTGAGAAAAATTCGCGGCCCGAAGGGAACGGATGTTACTTTGACGATTTTCCGCGAAGGCAGCGACGGGGCCAGAGACATCACCATTACCCGCGGCGTGATTGTTGTCAAAAGCGTGAAAACGGAAACCATAGCTTTGGCGGAAAATGCCGGCGGGGCTGGCGAAGAAAAAAATGATGACATTTTTGTTTTAAAGATAAGCAATTTCAATAATGACACTTTGGATTTGTTTAACAAGGCGGCGCGCGACATCCTGGCGAAAGATCCGGCCGGCATAATTTTGGATTTGCGCAACAACCCCGGCGGTTATTTGGACACGGCGATTGAACTGGCCAGCGAATGGGTGGATAACGGCCTTGTCGTGACGGAAAAATTCAGCGAGGAAAAAAAGAACGAGTATTTTTCGCGGGGAAGGGCCAGGTTGAAAGATTACCCCACTGTGGTTTTGGTTAATGGCGGCAGCGCCTCGGCTTCGGAAATTTTAGCCGGCGCTTTGCGGGACCATAAAAAAGCCACGATTGTCGGGGGGCAAACTTTTGGCAAAGGTTCGGTTCAGACCCTTAGGGAGTTCGGAGACGGATCTTCGGTAAAGATAACCGTGGCAAAATGGTTGACGCCGAACGGCGACTCCATCAATGACGAGGGGATTAAGCCGGATATTGAAATTGAAATGACGCCCGAAGACTATGAGGAAAATAAAGACCCGCAGATGGAAAAAGCGGTTGAAATTTTGAGAAGCAAATAATAATTAAACATATGGCGAAAGATCCCTCTTTGGGGGAAAAAATTGGAACCGTGACCCATTATTTCGGGAAAATAGGGGTAGCGGTGCTGGTTCTGGAAAAGGAACTGAAAGCGGGAGACAAAATCAGGTTTGTGGGGGGCAAAGATGATTTTGAGCAGGAAGTTGATTCCATGCAGATTGATAAAAAGCAGGTGAGTGAAGCGGGCAAGGGAGAATCTGTCGGCCTGAAAGTAGATGAAAAAGTAAGGGTTGGCGATGAAGTTTATCGGGTTTAAAAAAGACGATAAAATTTCAGAGAGTTAATCGTCAATTTTTTGTTATATATAAAATAATAAAATAACAAAATAATATAAAAAGGGATTATTTGTTTTATTTTTTTATGTTATTTTATTATTTTAACTGTATGGTCGTTAGAAGAAAAATAATTGGCAAAAGTCAGGAAAATAAAAATATTAGTTTTGACAATGAGAAATACTTGGCCGAACAAACAAAAGCGATTTTAGAGAGAGTTAAGCAATTTAACAATAAATTATATTTGGAGTTCGGCGGGAAATTGGGCTATGATTATCACGCCGCCCGGGTTTTGCCCGGGTATGACAGCGATGTTAAATTAAAATTGTTGCGGAGGCTGAAAAATAAAGTTGAAATTATTTTATGTATTTACGCCGATGATATTGCCAGGGGGAAAGTGCGGGGCGATTTCGCCATAACTTATGATTTCGCCACTCTGAAATTAATTGACGATTTGAAAAAATGGGGCCTGGACAAGGTGACTGTTTTAATCACCCGCTTCAAAGGAGAGCCGGCGGTAATAAAATTCAAAAACAAACTGGAGAAAAGAAAAATAAAAATCTATATCCACAAGGAGATAAAAAACTATCCCAGTGACGTTGATTTCGCGGTAAGCAAAAACGGTTTTGGAAAAAATTGCTATATTCCGACCAGGCGCCCGATAGTTGTGGTTAACGGGCCCGGCCCCAATAGCGGCAAAATGGCGACCTGCCTTTCCCAGCTTTATCATGACCACAAAAGAGGCAAAAAATCCGGCTATGCCAAATTTGAAACTTTTCCCATCTGGAATTTGCCCTTGGAGCATATGGCGAATGTGGCTTACGAAGCGGCGACGGCCGATATCGGCGATTATAATGTTGTTGATCCTTTCCACCTTAAAGCTTATGGCAAAACAACGGTTAACTATAACCGAGACGTGGAAAATTTTCCCATTTTAAAAAAACTGCTGGAAAAAATTGTCGGCGATGACAAAGAATTGCCTTACCAGTCTCCGACCGATATGGGGGTTAATCGGGCCGGGTTTGCCATTATTAATGATGAAGCGATTAGACGGGCCAGCCGGCAGGAGCTAGTCAGGCGTTATTTCCGTTATAATTGCGAATATATTTGCGGAGCGGAAAAAAAAGAAACGGTTGAAAGAGTGGAAAAATTATTGGGAGAAAATGACATAAAAATAAGCGAAAGGAAAGCGGTGGAAATAGCCAGAAAAATCGGCAAGGAAGCTTTTGCCCAGGGGAGGGGACACAAAGGAATTTCCTGCGGGGCGGCGATTGAGCTGAAAGACGGAAAAATAATTACCGCTTTAAATTCAAAATTAATGCATGCCGCTTCCGCTTTGATTATTGAGGTTCTGAAAGTGTTGGGGGGTATTCCCGAAACCGCTCCCTTGGTTCCCGTTAATTTTTTTAAAAAAATTTCTTCGGCAAAAACGGGAATTTTGAATTCAGATTCCCGCAGTTTGGATTTAAACGAGGTTTTAATGGCTTTGATTATTTATTCCAATGCCAATCCGAAGGTGAAATCGGCTTTGGATAATTTAAAACAGATAAAAGGTTGCGAAATGCACATGACTCATATGCCAACGCCGGGCGATGAAGTGGCCTTGAAAAAGATAGGCATAAATTTAACTTGCGACCCCAATTTTTCCTCGCGCAACTTATTTATTGTTTAATTTTTTTTGGGTTTAATTTTATGGACAAAAAAAAGAAAAAAACCAAAAAGGCAAGCGCGAAATATATCTTCGTGGTCGGCGGAGTTATGTCCGGGGTCGGCAAGGGAATCACCTGCGCTTCAATCGGGCGGATTTTACAGTCCAAGGGTTTTGAAGTGAGCGCCATTAAAATTGATCCCTATATTAACATTGACGCCGGCACCATGAATCCTATTGAACATGGCGAGGTTTTTGTGACCGAAGACGGAGACGAGACCGACCAGGACATCGGTAACTATGAAAGGTTTTTGGGCAAAAATATCGGCCGGGAAAGCTATATGACGACCGGCCGGGTCTATTCAAGCGTGATAGCGCGCGAAAGAAATTTAGAGTACGGAGGGCGGTGCGTTCAGGTTGTGCCTGACATACCCAATGAAGTGATTGCGCGCATTAAGGCGGCTGTCCGCAAAACC
This region of Patescibacteria group bacterium genomic DNA includes:
- a CDS encoding S41 family peptidase; this encodes MLYTIKSKYVGENKRNKWLKRTAMVILILILMAVSFGSGLYISQKSEVVKELAKKEAVYLGQLTSKYGQSRNDILSRDTDFNLFWEVWDTLKKEYVDREGLNDKEMFYGALKGMVASLGDPYTVFMDPKLSREFEEDMAGTFEGIGAEIGIRKEVLTIIAPLDGMPAQKAGLASGDKVYYIDGETTAGMTVDEAVRKIRGPKGTDVTLTIFREGSDGARDITITRGVIVVKSVKTETIALAENAGGAGEEKNDDIFVLKISNFNNDTLDLFNKAARDILAKDPAGIILDLRNNPGGYLDTAIELASEWVDNGLVVTEKFSEEKKNEYFSRGRARLKDYPTVVLVNGGSASASEILAGALRDHKKATIVGGQTFGKGSVQTLREFGDGSSVKITVAKWLTPNGDSINDEGIKPDIEIEMTPEDYEENKDPQMEKAVEILRSK
- a CDS encoding DUF1846 family protein, with the protein product MVVRRKIIGKSQENKNISFDNEKYLAEQTKAILERVKQFNNKLYLEFGGKLGYDYHAARVLPGYDSDVKLKLLRRLKNKVEIILCIYADDIARGKVRGDFAITYDFATLKLIDDLKKWGLDKVTVLITRFKGEPAVIKFKNKLEKRKIKIYIHKEIKNYPSDVDFAVSKNGFGKNCYIPTRRPIVVVNGPGPNSGKMATCLSQLYHDHKRGKKSGYAKFETFPIWNLPLEHMANVAYEAATADIGDYNVVDPFHLKAYGKTTVNYNRDVENFPILKKLLEKIVGDDKELPYQSPTDMGVNRAGFAIINDEAIRRASRQELVRRYFRYNCEYICGAEKKETVERVEKLLGENDIKISERKAVEIARKIGKEAFAQGRGHKGISCGAAIELKDGKIITALNSKLMHAASALIIEVLKVLGGIPETAPLVPVNFFKKISSAKTGILNSDSRSLDLNEVLMALIIYSNANPKVKSALDNLKQIKGCEMHMTHMPTPGDEVALKKIGINLTCDPNFSSRNLFIV